The Ziziphus jujuba cultivar Dongzao chromosome 7, ASM3175591v1 genome includes a region encoding these proteins:
- the LOC107425158 gene encoding protein ecdysoneless homolog isoform X1: protein MATVEPEPSSSSSSIFSQKSSRLPDDTVFYAIFPDFSLKPSDVTSLQSLHLQILQTLTPFTADYIWQHEPFTLSVSNFPKPSCLCSNHLPHLHGKLRYGDNLDDEWFAVFLLFEISRRFPNLSIRVWDTDGEFLLIEAAFHLPRWLNPENSLNRVFVRSGDLHIVPRDRFPSPSLEDSLKFIANCGGDSRASESVQTMVKNRISEYPDRARRDMHRVRVRVPVSVAQVLKHEPCLISLAVEGFYDRDIDTMKYAAKMERFLSKGREKELVCVSVKMSRAMYAQLVQQTFQAPKCYPMPNRSSASEFVEAELGMKIACGFEMMYQQRKREGLEGKGSTWEAFKESLERSGYFEGLLPGSKEYRRLMQNAEEYYRSSSSFSRASEMMSAPVRLVDEILALPHSAEDFRGQEVPPSDDDSWLYNGEEDLNYALLERQKELELYNLKHKDKQKMNIPQDAGPSSSSKVDEFDPGEIAKTMQAFVHKVSSYKGAEVPENRDLKEVNLDVDSFIKEMESIMKRQGSQDDACDDDFEEGSSSDLDFDESEDGSDIAEPSEVNGDGEDVFMHSYSDALNEELKSTTLEKSFIRANEQAPQKKEGTSKGSEDMDEDFTPVDADVNLVKSFLDSFSSQQGLPGPASNLLGLMGFQLPQDKKGK from the exons ATGGCGACCGTAGAGCCcgaaccttcttcttcttcttcctccattTTCTCACAGAAAAGCTCCAGGCTTCCAGACGACACCGTTTTCTATGCCATCTTCCCCGATTTTTCTTTAAAACCCTCTGATGTTACTTCCCTGCAATCCCTGCACCTTCAAATCCTCCAAACCCTCACTCCCTTCACCGCCGACTATATATGGCAGCACGAACCCTTCACCCTATCAGTCTCAAACTTTCCCAAGCCTTCATGCCTCTGCTCCAACCACCTTCCTCACCTCCATGGCAAGCTCCGATACGGTGACAACCTCGACGACGAGTGGTTCGCCGTTTTTCTCCTCTTCGAAATCTCCCGGAGATTTCCAAACCTCTCCATTCGAGTTTGGGACACTGACGGCGAGTTCTTGCTCATTGAAGCCGCTTTCCACCTCCCTCGCTGGCTCAATCCCGAGAACAGCCTCAATAGGGTCTTCGTTCGCAGCGGCGACTTGCATATCGTTCCGAGAGATCGTTTTCCCAGCCCGAGTCTCGAAGATTCCTTGAAATTCATCGCCAATTGCGGTGGGGATTCGAGGGCGTCTGAGTCTGTCCAAACCATGGTGAAGAATAGGATATCGGAATATCCGGACAGGGCAAGGAGGGATATGCATAGGGTTAGGGTTAGGGTTCCGGTGTCGGTTGCTCAGGTTTTGAAACACGAGCCTTGCTTGATTTCATTGGCGGTGGAGGGCTTCTACGACCGCGATATAGATACGATGAAGTACGCGGCGAAAATGGAGAGGTTCTTGAGCaaagggagagagaaagagttggTATGTGTGTCGGTGAAGATGTCTAGAGCGATGTACGCACAGTTGGTGCAGCAGACGTTTCAGGCACCCAAGTGCTATCCAATGCCGAATAGGAGCTCTGCATCAGAGTTTGTAGAGGCTGAACTGGGAATGAAGATTGCTTGTGGGTTTGAGATGATGTATCAGCAGCGGAAGCGGGAGGGTTTGGAAGGGAAAGGGAGTACATGGGAAGCGTTTAAGGAGAGTTTGGAAAGGAGCGGATACTTTGAAGGGCTGCTTCCTGGGTCCAAAGAGTATCGCCGGTTGATGCAGAATGCCGAGGAGTATTACAGGAGTAGTTCTTCGTTTTCAAGAGCCAG TGAGATGATGAGTGCTCCTGTGAGACTTGTAGATGAGATTCTTGCATTACCTCATTCTGCTGAGGACTTTAGGGGTCAAGAGGTTCCTCCATCAGATGATGATTCCTGGCTCTACAATGGAGAAGAAGATTTGAACTATGCTCTTCTAGAGAGACAAAAGGAGCTGGAACTTTATAATTTGAAACATAAAGACAAGCAAAAGATGAATATTCCTCAAGATGCTGGTCCATCATCCAGTTCTAAAGTTGATGAGTTTGATCCTGGTGAAATAGCTAAAACGATGCAGGCATTTGTCCATAAGGTTTCAAGCTATAAGGGAGCTGAGGTTCCTGAGAACAG GGACCTAAAAGAAGTGAACCTAGACGTGGACAGCTTCATTAAAGAAATGGAATCAATAATGAAGCGCCAAGGTTCTCAAGATGATGCTTGtgatgatgattttgaagaagggTCCTCCTCTGACTTGGATTTTG ATGAGTCTGAAGATGGAAGTGATATTGCAGAACCTTCTGAAGTAAATGGGGATGGGGAGGATGTTTTCATGCATTCCTATTCTGATGCTTTGAATGAGGAACTGAAGAGCACCACACTTGAGAAAAGTTTTATTCGTGCCAACGAGCAAGCCCCACAAAAGAAAGAG GGAACATCAAAGGGGTCGGAAGATATGGATGAGGACTTCACTCCTGTGGATGCGGATGTGAACCTTGTAAAGAGCTTCCttgattctttttcttcccAACAAGGCCTTCCTGGTCCTGCTTCCAATTTGCTTGGGCTTATGGGTTTTCAACTCCCACAAGATAAAAAGGGCAAATGA
- the LOC107425148 gene encoding protein SKIP34 encodes MCYGQQQQRSFSRDDDGNLTPSRTLRSAIDNAVVVEDLRGRLAETEARLERARAREAELSRQLEEMKRFVSVMEILETYLKRRFREQQQHVATLFSPLPHK; translated from the coding sequence ATGTGTTACGGTCAGCAACAGCAGCGGTCCTTCTCCAGAGACGACGACGGAAACCTAACCCCATCGCGGACTCTCCGGTCTGCGATCGACAACGCCGTCGTCGTCGAAGATCTGCGTGGTCGGCTTGCGGAGACAGAGGCTCGTTTGGAGCGCGCCAGGGCTCGTGAAGCCGAGCTTAGCCGCCAGCTTGAAGAGATGAAGCGCTTCGTCTCCGTCATGGAGATCCTCGAGACCTACCTCAAACGACGATTCCGAGAACAACAGCAACACGTCGCCACCCTCTTCTCTCCTCTGCCTCACAAATAA
- the LOC107425159 gene encoding nicotinamidase 1, with product MVSQTLGLVKEELPVEQKSILLSGDVTTGLVIVDVVNGFCTVGAGNLAPRQPDEQISTMVEETVKLARAFCEKKWPVFAFLDSHHPDIPEHPYPPHCIAGTEEAKLVPALQWLENEPNATLRCKDCIDGYLGSIEKDGSNVFVDWVKNNQIKAIVVVGICTDVCVLDFACSALSARNRRILTPLEDVIVYSGGCATFDIPVEVARTANNVISHPQNLMHHIGLYMAQGRGAKVVSEVSFGAKEP from the exons ATGGTTTCCCAGACGCTTGGATTAGTGAAGGAGGAGCTTCCCGTTGAACAAAAATCCATTTTGCTTTCTGGGGATGTTACTACTGGTCTTGTCATTGTGGACGTTGTTAATGGTTTCTGTACCGTTGGTGCTGGCAATttg GCTCCAAGGCAGCCCGATGAGCAGATTTCTACAATGGTGGAGGAGACCGTGAAGCTTGCCAGAGCGTTCTGTGAGAAGAAATGGCCCGTATTTGCTTTCCTTGATTCCCATCATCCTGATATTCCCGAGCATCCTTATCCTCCTCATTGCATAGCCGGAACTGAAGAAGCTAAACTAGTTCCGG CCCTGCAATGGTTGGAGAATGAGCCTAATGCAACGCTTAGATGCAAAGATTGCATTGATGGGTATCTTGGTTCGATTGAGAAAGACGGATCTAACGTGTTTGTTGATTGGGTTAAGAATAATCAGATCAAAGCT ATTGTGGTCGTGGGAATATGCACGGACGTATGTGTGCTGGATTTTGCATGCTCTGCATTATCTGCAAGAAATCGTCGTATTCTTACTCCTCTCGAGGATGTGATTGTGTACTCCGGTGGCTGTGCAACTTTTGATATTCCAGTTGAGGTTGCTAGGACTGCCAACAATGTTATATCTCATCCTCAG AATCTGATGCATCACATAGGCCTATACATGGCCCAGGGAAGGGGAGCAAAAGTGGTATCAGAAGTATCATTTGGTGCGAAAGAGCCATGA
- the LOC107425158 gene encoding protein ecdysoneless homolog isoform X2: MATVEPEPSSSSSSIFSQKSSRLPDDTVFYAIFPDFSLKPSDVTSLQSLHLQILQTLTPFTADYIWQHEPFTLSVSNFPKPSCLCSNHLPHLHGKLRYGDNLDDEWFAVFLLFEISRRFPNLSIRVWDTDGEFLLIEAAFHLPRWLNPENSLNRVFVRSGDLHIVPRDRFPSPSLEDSLKFIANCGGDSRASESVQTMVKNRISEYPDRARRDMHRVRVRVPVSVAQVLKHEPCLISLAVEGFYDRDIDTMKYAAKMERFLSKGREKELVCVSVKMSRAMYAQLVQQTFQAPKCYPMPNRSSASEFVEAELGMKIACGFEMMYQQRKREGLEGKGSTWEAFKESLERSGYFEGLLPGSKEYRRLMQNAEEYYRSSSSFSRASEMMSAPVRLVDEILALPHSAEDFRGQEVPPSDDDSWLYNGEEDLNYALLERQKELELYNLKHKDKQKMNIPQDAGPSSSSKVDEFDPGEIAKTMQAFVHKVSSYKGAEVPENRDLKEVNLDVDSFIKEMESIMKRQGSQDDACDDDFEEGSSSDLDFEPSEVNGDGEDVFMHSYSDALNEELKSTTLEKSFIRANEQAPQKKEGTSKGSEDMDEDFTPVDADVNLVKSFLDSFSSQQGLPGPASNLLGLMGFQLPQDKKGK; encoded by the exons ATGGCGACCGTAGAGCCcgaaccttcttcttcttcttcctccattTTCTCACAGAAAAGCTCCAGGCTTCCAGACGACACCGTTTTCTATGCCATCTTCCCCGATTTTTCTTTAAAACCCTCTGATGTTACTTCCCTGCAATCCCTGCACCTTCAAATCCTCCAAACCCTCACTCCCTTCACCGCCGACTATATATGGCAGCACGAACCCTTCACCCTATCAGTCTCAAACTTTCCCAAGCCTTCATGCCTCTGCTCCAACCACCTTCCTCACCTCCATGGCAAGCTCCGATACGGTGACAACCTCGACGACGAGTGGTTCGCCGTTTTTCTCCTCTTCGAAATCTCCCGGAGATTTCCAAACCTCTCCATTCGAGTTTGGGACACTGACGGCGAGTTCTTGCTCATTGAAGCCGCTTTCCACCTCCCTCGCTGGCTCAATCCCGAGAACAGCCTCAATAGGGTCTTCGTTCGCAGCGGCGACTTGCATATCGTTCCGAGAGATCGTTTTCCCAGCCCGAGTCTCGAAGATTCCTTGAAATTCATCGCCAATTGCGGTGGGGATTCGAGGGCGTCTGAGTCTGTCCAAACCATGGTGAAGAATAGGATATCGGAATATCCGGACAGGGCAAGGAGGGATATGCATAGGGTTAGGGTTAGGGTTCCGGTGTCGGTTGCTCAGGTTTTGAAACACGAGCCTTGCTTGATTTCATTGGCGGTGGAGGGCTTCTACGACCGCGATATAGATACGATGAAGTACGCGGCGAAAATGGAGAGGTTCTTGAGCaaagggagagagaaagagttggTATGTGTGTCGGTGAAGATGTCTAGAGCGATGTACGCACAGTTGGTGCAGCAGACGTTTCAGGCACCCAAGTGCTATCCAATGCCGAATAGGAGCTCTGCATCAGAGTTTGTAGAGGCTGAACTGGGAATGAAGATTGCTTGTGGGTTTGAGATGATGTATCAGCAGCGGAAGCGGGAGGGTTTGGAAGGGAAAGGGAGTACATGGGAAGCGTTTAAGGAGAGTTTGGAAAGGAGCGGATACTTTGAAGGGCTGCTTCCTGGGTCCAAAGAGTATCGCCGGTTGATGCAGAATGCCGAGGAGTATTACAGGAGTAGTTCTTCGTTTTCAAGAGCCAG TGAGATGATGAGTGCTCCTGTGAGACTTGTAGATGAGATTCTTGCATTACCTCATTCTGCTGAGGACTTTAGGGGTCAAGAGGTTCCTCCATCAGATGATGATTCCTGGCTCTACAATGGAGAAGAAGATTTGAACTATGCTCTTCTAGAGAGACAAAAGGAGCTGGAACTTTATAATTTGAAACATAAAGACAAGCAAAAGATGAATATTCCTCAAGATGCTGGTCCATCATCCAGTTCTAAAGTTGATGAGTTTGATCCTGGTGAAATAGCTAAAACGATGCAGGCATTTGTCCATAAGGTTTCAAGCTATAAGGGAGCTGAGGTTCCTGAGAACAG GGACCTAAAAGAAGTGAACCTAGACGTGGACAGCTTCATTAAAGAAATGGAATCAATAATGAAGCGCCAAGGTTCTCAAGATGATGCTTGtgatgatgattttgaagaagggTCCTCCTCTGACTTGGATTTTG AACCTTCTGAAGTAAATGGGGATGGGGAGGATGTTTTCATGCATTCCTATTCTGATGCTTTGAATGAGGAACTGAAGAGCACCACACTTGAGAAAAGTTTTATTCGTGCCAACGAGCAAGCCCCACAAAAGAAAGAG GGAACATCAAAGGGGTCGGAAGATATGGATGAGGACTTCACTCCTGTGGATGCGGATGTGAACCTTGTAAAGAGCTTCCttgattctttttcttcccAACAAGGCCTTCCTGGTCCTGCTTCCAATTTGCTTGGGCTTATGGGTTTTCAACTCCCACAAGATAAAAAGGGCAAATGA
- the LOC107425160 gene encoding protein NETWORKED 2D: MLQRAASNAYSWWWASHIRTKQSKWLEQNLQDMEEKVQNTLKLIEEDGDSFAKRAEMYYKKRPELINFVEESYRAYRSLAERYDHISTELQNANNTIASIFPEQVQFAMDEEDEYTSPRFPKKFPVVPRTDIPKVPKGPIKDLRSVITTATATKRFQSKKTAKAATSKTTAPKSGLSKPQALEDIDKFQKQILALQTEKEFMKSSYENGLAKYWDIEKQIKELQEKVCKLQDEFGEGMVIEDDEARSLMATAALKSCQETLAKLQQKQEKSTEEAKLEYQRIKAVWEKLVSLKDKYHSDQIDEENRNGNAKSGKAVKGLKPLEPEVGIPTEERQKLELIREKIKAHFEGGSNFTVTEMAEKIDELVNKVISLETAVSSQTALVNRLRDETDELQAQLQTLEDDKATLIDGKNTLINTVKEMEEKLKGVQDLNQSFSEQNSNLQTHFTEANCNLDHLSEKLQTVKLDEELEVASSSEIFESSLSEDKSPKQFEEQEDVLNPLEGYKTLQGEKSGEELKVIAPLQKEQGSPGELRLFEELEKQEAASEMGNGSSLSEVISVEELKEREAAPSMGNGSSPVEAVTLQGLKEQEAATKLGNVSSPAGARSLQELKEHEAAPNLGNVSSSFVARSLEELKENEAAPNLGTVSTAGVVRSLEELKEHEAAPNLGNVSSPAVAMSVEELKEQETAPNMGKGPYPAATRSMEEHAAVPNTGNASTTAAMRSLEELKQQMAEPNMGNASFPVEVQELKAQEAAPNMRNASSPYEVRSLEELKVQEAAPDMGYGSSPAEVKSVEQSKEQEDSSNMHDGSGNVRETLSTSAGDRQEKICQSGENNKSDNKLPNLSDMQTSSQIVDDSSHAEPQEQETEKEDEPDWQKMFLNGIENREKILLTEYTTTLRSYKDVKKKLNEFEKKTQDSLFETSVQLKNLKNANAKKDEEIRSLRLKLSLLQQSLEEDVDSRSFKASEMENPTTPTDEKEDIDAILIDQSSTNMSEIEQKFRMDIDALLEENLDFWLRFSTSFHQIQKFETEAKDLQSEVSKLEDKRKNQEGSSTLKHLLKSDARPLYKHLREIQTELTVWLEKSVVLKDEMQCRFTSLCNIQEEITQALKTSAEDDDFKFTSYQAAKFQGEVLNMKQENNKVADELQAALDHVTNLQLEVDKTLGKLNEEFALSGSRKQQEPQLSHSESRSRVPLRSFIFGVKPKKQKSIFSCVSPAMHRKYHGLRAGPPL, from the exons aTGCTGCAAAGAGCTGCAAGCAATGCATATTCATGGTGGTGGGCCAGCCACATCAGGACAAAGCAATCAAAATGGCTGGAGCAAAACCTCCAAG ATATGGAAGAAAAGGTGCAAAATACGCTTAAACTCATCGAAGAGGATGGAGATTCCTTTGCCAAGAGAGCAGAAATGTACTACAAGAAGAGACCAGAGTTGATAAACTTTGTGGAGGAATCTTACAGAGCTTACAGGTCCTTGGCTGAGAGGTATGACCACATTTCAACAGAGTTGCAAAATGCAAACAATACAATTGCTAGTATTTTCCCTGAACAAGTGCAGTTTGCAATGGACGAAGAAGATGAGTATACTTCACCTAGATTCCCCAAAAAGTTTCCCGTAGTCCCTAGAACAGATATCCCAAAAGTCCCAAAGGGTCCCATAAAAGACTTGAGGAGTGTCATTACAACAGCAACAGCTACAAAAAGATTTCAATCTAAGAAAACAGCAAAAGCAGCTACCAGTAAGACTACAGCACCTAAATCTGGTTTGAGCAAACCTCAGGCACTTGAGGATATCGACAAGTTTCAGAAACAGATTCTGGCCCTACAGACTGAGAAAGAGTTTATGAAGAGTTCTTATGAAAATGGACTTGCGAAGTACTGGGATATTGAGAAGCAGATCAAGGAGTTGCAAGAAAAAGTATGCAAATTGCAAGATGAATTTGGTGAGGGAATGGTCATTGAAGATGATGAGGCTCGGAGTTTAATGGCAACAGCAGCTTTAAAATCATGCCAAGAGACATTGGCTAAATTGCAGCAGAAACAGGAAAAATCGACTGAGGAAGCAAAACTTGAGTACCAAAGGATAAAGGCTGTCTGGGAGAAGCTAGTGTCTCTTAAGGATAAGTATCATAGCGATCAGATCGATGAGGAAAATCGAAATGGGAATGCTAAATCTGGCAAAGCAGTTAAAGGCCTAAAACCATTAGAACCAGAAGTTGGCATTCCAACAGAAGAGAGACAGAAGCTGGAGTTGATACGGGAGAAAATTAAGGCACACTTTGAAGGCGGGTCCAATTTCACTGTGACAGAAATGGCAGAGAAGATTGATGAGCTTGTGAATAAAGTGATTAGCTTAGAAACTGCAGTTTCATCACAGACTGCTCTTGTAAATAGGTTAAGAGATGAAACCGATGAGCTTCAAGCACAACTTCAAACTTTGGAAGATGATAAGGCAACTTTGATTGATGGCAAGAATACTTTGATCAATACGGTTAAAGAAATGGAGGAAAAATTGAAAGGAGTTCAGGATCTAAACCAAAGTTTCAGTGAACAAAATAGCAATCTCCAAACACATTTTACTGAAGCAAATTGTAATCTTGATCACCTTTCTGAGAAACTGCAAACAGTGAAGCTAGATGAGGAGCTCGAGGTCGCAAGCTCATCTGAAATATTTGAGAGTTCCCTCAGTGAAGACAAGTCGCCAAAACAGTTTGAAGAACAGGAAGATGTGCTAAATCCTCTTGAAGGTTACAAGACACTGCAGGGCGAGAAGTCAGGTGAAGAACTGAAGGTTATAGCTCCCTTGCAGAAAGAGCAGGGATCTCCAGGAGAATTGAGACTGTTTGAAGAATTGGAAAAACAGGAGGCAGCATCAGAGATGGGCAATGGTTCATCTCTGTCTGAAGTGATATCGGTAGAAGAGTTGAAAGAACGAGAAGCAGCACCAAGTATGGGAAATGGTTCATCTCCAGTAGAAGCAGTAACATTACAAGGGTTGAAAGAACAAGAGGCAGCAACAAAACTGGGAAATGTTTCATCTCCGGCTGGAGCGAGATCATTACAAGAGTTGAAAGAACATGAGGCAGCACCAAATCTGGGAAATgtttcatcttcatttgtaGCAAGATCGCTAGAAgaattgaaagaaaatgaggCAGCACCAAATCTGGGAACTGTTTCGACCGCAGGTGTAGTGAGATCATTAGAAGAGTTGAAAGAACATGAGGCAGCACCAAATCTAGGAAATGTCTCATCTCCAGCTGTAGCAATGTCAGTAGAAGAGTTGAAAGAACAAGAGACAGCACCAAATATGGGCAAAGGTCCTTATCCAGCCGCAACGAGATCAATGGAAGAGCATGCAGCAGTGCCAAATACAGGAAATGCTTCTACTACAGCTGCAATGAGATCGCTAGAAGAGCTGAAACAACAAATGGCAGAACCAAATATGGGCAATGCTTCATTTCCAGTTGAGGTGCAAGAGTTGAAAGCGCAAGAGGCAGCACCCAATATGAGAAATGCTTCATCTCCATATGAAGTGAGATCACTTGAAGAGTTGAAAGTGCAAGAAGCAGCACCAGATATGGGCTATGGTTCATCTCCAGCCGAAGTGAAATCAGTAGAACAGTCAAAAGAACAAGAGGACTCATCAAATATGCATGATGGTTCAGGAAATGTGAGGGAGACACTCAGTACTTCAGCAGGTGATCGACAAGAAAAAATTTGTCAATCTGGGGAAAATAACAAGTCAGATAATAAACTGCCAAACTTAAGTGATATGCAAACTTCATCACAGATTGTGGACGATTCTTCCCATGCGGAACCACAGGAACAGGAAACAGAGAAAGAAGATGAGCCAGATTGGcagaaaatgtttttaaatggaATAGAGAATAGAGAAAAGATTCTATTGACAGAGTACACTACAACTCTTCGAAGCTACAAAGATGTCAAGAAGAAGCTCAACGAATTTGAGAAGAAAACTCAGGACAGCCTCTTTGAGACATCAGTGCAGCTAAAAAACCTGAAGAATGCTAATGCCAAGAAAGACGAAGAGATCAGATCATTGCGTTTGAAACTAAGTCTTCTGCAACAGAGTTTGGAAGAAGATGTCGATTCCAGATCTTTCAAAGCTTCAGAAATGGAAAACCCAACAACTCCAACAGATGAGAAAGAAGATATTGATGCAATTCTAATTGACCAATCTTCGACCAACATGTcagaaattgaacaaaaatttcGGATGGACATTGATGCACTGCTAGAGGAGAACTTGGATTTCTGGTTAAGGTTCAGCACTTCATTCCATCAGATACAAAAGTTTGAAACAGAAGCAAAAGATTTACAGTCGGAAGTCTCGAAGCTAGAAGATAAAAGAAAGAATCAAGAAGGAAGTAGTACTTTGAAACATTTGCTCAAGTCAGATGCAAGGCCACTGTACAAGCACCTCAGGGAGATACAGACAGAACTAACAGTATGGCTGGAAAAAAGTGTAGTACTGAAGGATGAAATGCAGTGCAGATTCACCTCTTTATGCAACATTCAAGAAGAAATAACACAGGCATTGAAGACAAGTGCTGAGGATGACGACTTCAAGTTTACGAGCTATCAAGCTGCCAAGTTCCAGGGTGAGGTTTTGAACATGAAACAAGAGAATAACAAGGTGGCAGATGAATTGCAAGCAGCGCTAGATCATGTGACAAACCTCCAACTTGAAGTGGATAAGACACTAGGCAAGTTGAATGAGGAATTTGCACTCTCTGGTTCGAGGAAACAACAGGAACCCCAGCTAAGTCACTCAGAGAGTCGCTCCAGAGTTCCTCTGCGATCATTTATCTTTGGTGTCAAACCAAAGAAGCAAAAGTCAATCTTCTCTTGTGTCAGCCCTGCAATGCATAGGAAATACCATGGTTTGAGAGCAGGACCTCCTCTGTAA
- the LOC107425168 gene encoding uncharacterized protein LOC107425168 — MAVSFTRFSWWLWGGKDKEPVPNGSTMNSSFDLGFGHREPETLQFPSFKGTKRIASSQRKVKKKWQSREERRIDREYDIVLVPSDGGCLSGSESDDSDVSIGWLEPHGPGFQTDDESDNGFAVLVPCYSPSCKEVVEGSNNELLSVIKNLSDEFSSDRKNDMEQWLSSLQNLGA, encoded by the exons ATGGCCGTCTCTTTCACCCGTTTTTCATGGTGGTTATGGGGTGGCAAAGATAAAGAGCCAGTTCCAAATGGGTCGACGATGAATTCCTCGTTCGATCTGGGTTTTGGTCATAGGGAACCTGAAACGTTGCAATTCCCTTCGTTTAAGGGGACCAAAAGAATAGCCTCGTCACAGAGAAAGGTCAAGAAGAAATGGCAGAGTAGGGAGGAGAGAAGAATTGACAGGGAGTATGATATTGTGTTGGTTCCATCAGACGGTGGCTGTTTGTCTGGGTCTGAGTCTGATGATTCTGACGTGTCTATCGGATGGTTGGAACCCCACGGCCCTGGTTTTCAGACTGACGATGAATCGGATAATGGTTTTGCAGTTCTGGTACCTTGCTATAGTCCTAGTTGCAAGGAGGTTGTGGAGGGCTCAAATAATGAGCTTTTAAGTGTCATCAAGAACCTGTCAGACGAGTTCTCTTCTG ATCGCAAGAATGACATGGAACAATGGCTTTCTTCTCTTCAGAACCTTGGTGCCTAG